A single window of Cydia strobilella chromosome 18, ilCydStro3.1, whole genome shotgun sequence DNA harbors:
- the LOC134749295 gene encoding cytadherence high molecular weight protein 3-like: MKFFAVFAVVLALAAAAPTTQWTLNELSEAIQNPATPAEYLPYLEHALNNMMEMLFVGQPVDSIVVPSPVGLLPVKIGSPAVVMPVEVVDTPIAPVAPGVVAEPIVPAAVNDASGNPLVQIIVNINQESPAAVEVPSPVVVPEAPVEIQPNPVIVVDEAPIVPAPSPIEIVPAPIEVVPAPSPIEIAPAPENPIDVIAVEIPIPAPEPIVIAPENPIDVIAVGAPEVNPADLLAPVPVVAAGDADGDRV, encoded by the exons ATGAAATTCTTCGCCGTCTTCGCTGTCGTCCTGGCCctcgcggccgccgcgcccaCCACCCAGTGGACCCTCAACGAGCTGTCTGAGGCCATCCAGAACCCGGCCACCCCCGCCGAGTATCTGCCCTACCTCGAGCACGCCCTTAACAACATGATGGAAATGCTCTTTGTTGGCCAACCTGTT GATTCCATTGTCGTGCCCAGCCCCGTCGGCCTCCTGCCCGTCAAGATCGGTTCCCCCGCTGTCGTGATGCCCGTCGAGGTCGTCGACACCCCCATCGCCCCCGTCGCCCCCGGCGTCGTCGCTGAGCCCATCGTCCCCGCCGCCGTCAACGACGCTTCTGGCAACCCCCTTGTTCAGATCATAGTCAACATCAACCAG gagtCCCCCGCCGCCGTTGAGGTGCCCTCACCCGTGGTCGTCCCTGAGGCTCCCGTTGAGATCCAGCCCAACCCCGTGATCGTTGTCGATGAGGCGCCC ATCGTGCCCGCTCCTTCTCCTATTGAGATCGTGCCCGCTCCCATCGAGGTCGTGCCCGCTCCCTCTCCCATTGAGATCGCTCCCGCTCCTGAGAACCCCATTGACGTGATTGCCGTCGAGATCCCCATCCCGGCCCCTGAGCCCATCGTCATCGCCCCCGAGAACCCCATCGATGTGATCGCCGTCGGTGCCCCCGAGGTTAACCCCGCTGATCTGCTGGCGCCCGTGCCCGTCGTCGCCGCCGGCGATGCCGACGGAGACCGCGTCTAA
- the LOC134749384 gene encoding uncharacterized protein LOC134749384 — protein MATITMVELSAGIEDANAKAPCKKVLEGVLNDFMDLAYGKETPYTTGKTIVPTGSTIEDVDKAIADGTTKKSYKDVCVRISEKVKSGDLTPQENDGSWDAKLTPVLVLVRANNI, from the coding sequence ATGGCCACTATAACCATGGTCGAGCTTTCTGCTGGCATCGAGGACGCCAACGCTAAGGCGCCCTGTAAGAAGGTTTTAGAAGGAGTCCTAAACGATTTCATGGATCTCGCGTACGGAAAGGAAACACCATACACCACCGGAAAAACTATTGTCCCCACAGGATCTACCATTGAAGATGTAGATAAGGCAATCGCTGATGGCACCACGAAGAAATCTTACAAAGATGTTTGCGTCAGAATCTCTGAAAAAGTAAAGAGTGGAGATCTTACTCCTCAAGAAAATGATGGCAGTTGGGATGCCAAGCTAACACCAGTTCTGGTGCTTGTAAGGGCtaataacatttaa
- the LOC134749313 gene encoding protein PRRC1-like, whose product MSNNEKKRIPDAPVPAAAPGNLLSSVAPPSQLPNFVMSSPAPVPVAVVPQLPPQLAATLAPAPPASEPIAPTSVPIAPAPIPAVPAMQSDSPERFCPAIPPSKGEPMLSIRSPEDSQTTQSPDSMSDSMSDVDKLGDIMPGSGIFTWVKGAVSSGGILQRVAEKAKNSVDSMITTLDPQMKEYLNSGGDVNVVVASDKDVKISPVREAFQIVFGKATVTGYEAQSDVTAAQPVGYAAAYAAAKQRIAHIRSAYTEVHNNIPIVAIEGFLHEAVADRWYAIDLLVLSQPSLGIELQLQSQGCPVPAAAVAAARANTPEHYAHIQTGFSVTVPSVMADSLQVPHTQWHEASTGVSRRELLLLAVRSLAGSYKKLLAVSAAEI is encoded by the exons ATGAGCAACAATGAGAAGAAACGCATCCCCGACGCGCCGGTGCCGGCGGCGGCCCCGGGGAACTTGCTATCAAGTGTAGCACCTCCTTCACAGCTCCCCAACTTTGTGATGTCCAGTCCGGCTCCTGTGCCAGTTGCTGTG gtACCACAGCTACCACCACAGTTGGCAGCTACTTTAGCCCCTGCTCCACCTGCATCGGAGCCAATAGCCCCTACATCAGTGCCTATTGCGCCTGCACCAATTCCTGCTGTCCCAGCTATGCAGTCTGATTCACCTGAGAGATTCTG CCCTGCAATACCACCAAGTAAAGGAGAACCTATGCTGTCAATAAGGTCTCCAGAGGATTCCCAAACTACTCAATCACCAGATTCCATGTCAGATTCAATGTCTGATGTTGATAAACTTG GTGACATAATGCCCGGCAGTGGCATATTTACTTGGGTAAAGGGAGCTGTATCGTCTGGCGGGATCCTGCAGCGTGTGGCTGAGAAGGCCAAGAACTCCGTTGACTCTATGATCACCACGCTCGACCCGCAGATGAAGGAGTACCTCA ATAGCGGTGGCGACGTGAACGTAGTGGTAGCTTCGGACAAGGATGTCAAAATATCACCAGTTCGAGAGGCATTCCAAATTGTTTTCGGCAAAGCAACTGTCAC AGGTTACGAGGCCCAGAGCGACGTAACAGCAGCGCAACCAGTAGGCTACGCCGCTGCTTATGCGGCCGCCAAGCAACGCATCGCGCACATCCGGTCAGCATATACCGAAGTGCATAACAATATACCCATCGTAGCCATCGAGGGGTTTTTGCATGAGGCTGTCGCTGACAG ATGGTACGCGATAGACCTGCTAGTCCTCTCCCAGCCTTCCCTCGGCATCGAACTGCAACTACAGTCCCAAGGATGCCCAGTACCCGCGGCCGCagtcgcggcggcgcgcgccaaTACGCCCGAACACTACGCGCATATACAGACGGGGTTTAGCGTCACCGTGCCCTCTGTCATGGCTGACAGTTTGCAG GTCCCCCACACGCAGTGGCATGAAGCTAGCACTGGTGTAAGCCGGCGTGAACTTCTACTGCTAGCGGTGCGGTCGCTAGCTGGCTCTTACAAGAAACTACTGGCGGTGTCCGCCGCTGAAATATGA